The nucleotide window CACTACCCATCAACGGAGATCCCTATGAATACCAGCCTCGAAGTAGAGTACTGGGTCATCGACGACGCCGGTGACCTGGTCGCTCCCGGACCGCTGCTCGACGCCTCGGCACAGTTCGATCCCGAGTTCGTCGAGCCGATGCTCGAGATCAAAACGACGCCGTGCTCGTCGATGGTCGAACTCCGCGAGGAGTTCCTCGACCACATCGGAAGCGCCGTCGACGCCGCCCGTGACCAAGGTAAACGGCTCGTCCCGCTGGCGACCCCTCTCCACGCGAGCCCCGCCGAGATCCCCTACCGTGAGAAAGAGAGCACCGACGTCCAGCGCCGGATCGTCGGTCGATCGTTCGACGACGCCCGCGTCTGTGCCGGCACGCACATCCACTTCGAGCGATCGAACGTCGTCGACCAGTTGAACACGCTGACCGCACTCGACCCTGCGTTCGCACTCGTCACCAGTTCGTCACACTACCGCGGCGAACGCATTCTCGAGTGCGCCCGGCCGTTCCTATACCGCCGCTCGTGCTACGAGCACTGTCCCGAGCAGGGCCAGCTCTGGCCCTACGTCGACAGCGTCGACGAGTGGGAGCGGCGGCTCGAGGCCGCCTACGAGGGCTTCCGCGAGCGCGCGATCGAACACGGAGTCGACCCGCAGACGTTCGACGACGCGTTCGAGCCGTACGACGCGGTCTGGACCCCGGTTCGACTTCGAAAAGCGATGCCGACCGTCGAGTGGCGCTCGCCCGATGCCACCCTCCCAACCGAAATCCTCCAACTCACGGAAGCGGTCCGCTCGATCGTCACCCACGCCGACGCCCGCGGCACCACCGTCGGCGCTGAGTCGGCCACCGGCGCGGTCACCCTGCCCGCGTTCGACACCGTCGAATCAGTG belongs to Natronorubrum aibiense and includes:
- a CDS encoding glutamate-cysteine ligase family protein, coding for MNTSLEVEYWVIDDAGDLVAPGPLLDASAQFDPEFVEPMLEIKTTPCSSMVELREEFLDHIGSAVDAARDQGKRLVPLATPLHASPAEIPYREKESTDVQRRIVGRSFDDARVCAGTHIHFERSNVVDQLNTLTALDPAFALVTSSSHYRGERILECARPFLYRRSCYEHCPEQGQLWPYVDSVDEWERRLEAAYEGFRERAIEHGVDPQTFDDAFEPYDAVWTPVRLRKAMPTVEWRSPDATLPTEILQLTEAVRSIVTHADARGTTVGAESATGAVTLPAFDTVESVTDAAIHDGLEDSAVTSYLEDLGFTPSAYDPLATRLPDSHLSKRQAKQLRLEAAKRLEADLGTRRARA